A region of Toxorhynchites rutilus septentrionalis strain SRP chromosome 1, ASM2978413v1, whole genome shotgun sequence DNA encodes the following proteins:
- the LOC129763297 gene encoding inositol hexakisphosphate and diphosphoinositol-pentakisphosphate kinase isoform X3 — protein MEWSWLKDWWRLKRPRRKYRRNRAGANTEPGVADSDCEQYGDQAAGEPGTYNRHNARSRACSFDCDDETICYCDECMNGDLDSTDGLDSDDSSASGKQVVVAVCAMAKKSQSKPMKEILTRLQEFEFIKMIVFSEEIILGEPVEKWPICDCLISFHSKGFPLDKAIQYAQLRQPYVINNLHMQFDIQVDRRRVYAILEKEGIEIPRYAVLDRDSPDPKQHELVESEDHVEVNGIIFNKPFVEKPVSAEDHNIYIYYPTSAGGGSQRLFRKIGSRSSVYSPESRVRKTGSFIYEDFMPTDGTDVKVYTVGPDYAHAEARKSPALDGKVERDSDGKEIRYPVILSNAEKLISRKVCLAFKQTVCGFDLLRANGKSFVCDVNGFSFVKNSNKYYDDSAKILGNMILRELAPTLHIPWSVPFQLDDPPIVPTTFGKMMELRCVTAVIRHGDRTPKQKMKVEVRHPKFFEIFEKYDGYKYGHIKLKRPKQLQEILDIARSLLAEIQTKAADSEIEEKQSKLEQLKSVLEMYGHFSGINRKVQMKYQPKGRPRGSSSDDGKHRSNAPKDPSLVLILKWGGELTPAGRIQAEELGRIFRCMYPGGQSRDGKEGLGAQGLGLLRLHSTFRHDLKIYASDEGRVQMTAAAFAKGLLALEGELTPILVQMVKSANTNGLLDNDCDSSKYQNMAKSRLHELMQIDRDFTVEDRAAINPDNAISINLAMDFVKNPVKCCAHVHSLIQSLLGVVAVKRDDPKTRDAVLYHGETWELMGRRWGKIEKDFCTKSKNYDISKIPDIYDCIKYDLQHNQHTLQFDLAEELYIYAKYLADVVIPQEYGLTVHEKLTIGQGICTPLLKKIRADLQRNIEEVGDESVNRLNPRYSHGVSSPGRHVRTRLYFTSESHVHSLLTVLRYGGLLNVLTDEQWRRAMEYVSMVSELNYMSQIVIMLYEDPTKDPCSEERFHVELHFSPGVNCCVQKNLPPGPGFRPHSRNDSVTSKNASGDEESTSRIDEENDTEEENSHGSCQTLSKENSFTETFKNKDRKIRKIKSSEPIPIGSCHTVSGHEAMDLAKRLSEEIAAQQQTGLQRPLSPDEPRAARSFEHGKHGRIKGEMSSAIIEPECAYEKAMDEIRFSSTEFSQRPDTLRNDFTWFDSHNTLGTNNKIREHYAQTTILTIDEIPSTCQSFFVRESYSCDSIDEFRPNMTDQDLYVSSFSDTDSETSRYYSACHDFDPFHYKYPLSSRALSYTFSNDPEKDNLVTPFGGLGYKSLFCPSLPQISKSFDDLDYLTDADTPRILENGSTITLLFQGKPSTRSPCVRFQSQKLANADSERLKSGFPTNVSGLFRVASDPGLPIRSLDYFANHLDHAQSAHETITFISLTSPPPDEMLTDITLDRSFKVLLDRAGQPVYSDKMTTVTSDQDSKPINTAICTTTNNNSNNNLAPNRKPQCSKFVKSYTTDNSAIPSGGCSVAVVGGGGSGGVCQASSSHGSSHSSTGGATVRRQRHSIAGQMSYFKMLGGFGKKMATSTNSLFSTAVISGSSSAPNLRDMIPSTASPSAIEGFGGVPPIRPLETLHNALSLRQLDHFLEKMTTGPLFKTPASSPPKYPSTPLPTPTPSPAIPERSVLPTASWSGHSSMTSSMSAMSSGGPSSPNYSDMLSRGCPSSDMSASITSTDGSIALAAGGGTRDNMPKIFPMIDNDLNVLGSHFNYDQLAASINLESSAKIPPISKDGTLDISGDLTPISTCSDWEFNTNDATKGSTNTNNDLTAEDDDEDATISTDTCLSTGEITAASEESNTTPNLNITLGSTSSSKTVQKEFLFDMKNIKHDMSILRSEDLVPSSSASSYSTEVIPKIENRLRGNRIQKQISLYEKDLRTEAKNLSHELNKFGERSATSLKRTASCNAPETSHSHMSFEELQKDFPNIEKNLVSKFEHEQEKCSKSSKSVSTRLNNSPTPGALVIREGFIEPPRITRVPKSFHGKTDHHQIQVNDLARRASDLARPSSSVSALAPTALQFCGRDSANKYNKNQIRQSINTISVSNSTKTGTHTVGNAGPNGANAGLGRFTTSIVQEPPAGIMETVQRADTNTGMNQFAGDVLTASSTVGVGQSEKLPQQSSQDRADTEK, from the exons GGGGACCTTGATTCAACAGATGGGCTCGACTCGGATGATTCGTCTGCATCCGGCAAGCAGGTGGTGGTGGCAGTGTGTGCAATGGCCAAAAAATCACAATCCAAACCGATGAAGGAGATTCTCACCCGGCTGCAGGAGTTCGAGTTCATAAAAATGATCGTGTTCAGCGAAGAAATTATTCTCGGCGAACCTGTCGAGAAGTGGCCCATCTGTGACTGTCTGATATCGTTCCACTCCAAGGGTTTCCCGCTGGATAAGGCCATTCAGTATGCGCAGCTCAGACAGCCATATGTAATTAACAATTTACATATGCAATTCGATATTCAGGTA GATCGAAGACGTGTGTATGCCATACTGGAGAAGGAAGGCATTGAGATTCCAAGATATGCAGTGCTCGATCGAGATTCACCGGATCCAAAAC AACACGAGCTAGTAGAATCTGAAGATCATGTGGAAGTCAATGGAATTATATTCAACAAACCTTTTGTCGAGAAGCCAGTCTCGGCTGAGGATCACAACATATACATCTACTATCCCACATCGGCCGGTGGAGGTAGCCAACGTCTGTTTCGAAAG ATCGGAAGCCGCAGTAGCGTGTATTCGCCCGAATCTCGTGTTAGGAAAACGGGTTCTTTCATCTATGAAGATTTTATGCCAACTGATGGAACTGATGTGAAAGTGTATACGGTCGGTCCTGATTACGCCCATGCCGAGGCTAGAAAGAGCCCTGCTCTCGATGGTAAAGTTGAGAGAGATAGTGACGGCAAGGAAATCAGGTATCCAGTAATTTTGAgtaacgcagaaaagttgattTCGCGCAAGGTTTGCCTTGCCTTCAAACAAACCGTGTGCGGATTCGATCTGCTGCGTGCTAACGGGAAATCGTTTGTCTGTGATGTTAACGGGTTTAGTTTCGTGAAAAATTCTAACAAATATTACGACGATAGCGCAAAGATATTAGGAAAcatgatacttcgagaactgGCACCTACTTTACATATACCATGGTCCGTTCCGTTTCAATTAGACGATCCGCCGATAGTTCCGACAACATTCGGAAAAATGATGGAACTGCGCTGTGTTACTGCCGTTATAAGGCATGGCGATCGAACGCCGAAGCAAAAAATGAAAGTAGAAGTGAGACATCcgaaatttttcgaaattttcgagAAATACGATGGTTATAAGTACGGACATATTAAACTAAAGCGGCCGAAACAATTGCAAgaaattttggatattgcaaggTCACTACTTGCAGAAATACAAACGAAAGCCGCCGACTCGGAGATTGAGGAAAAACAAAGCAAACTGGAACAGTTGAAAAGTGTGCTAGAAAT GTACGGGCATTTTTCTGGCATCAATCGTAAGGTGCAAATGAAATACCAACCGAAAGGACGTCCGCGAGGATCTAGTTCAGACGATGGTAAACACCGTTCTA ATGCCCCAAAGGACCCTTCACtggttttaattttaaaatgggGAGGTGAACTAACCCCGGCCGGTCGAATTCAAGCTGAAGAGTTGGGAAGAATTTTCCGATGCATGTATCCGGGAGGACAAAGTCGTGACGGAAAGGAGGGTCTAGGTGCCCAAGGTTTAGGTCTTTTGCGGTTACATTCAACCTTTCGCCatgatttgaaaatatatgcTTCGGACGAAGGTCGAGTTCAAATGACGGCAGCGGCATTCGCGAAAGGACTGTTGGCGTTGGAGGGAGAGTTGACTCCAATATTGGTACAGATGGTGAAAAGTGCCAATACTAATGGTTTACTAGACAATGACTGTGATTCGAGTAAATATCAAAACATGGCGAAGTCGCGTTTGCATGAGCTAATGCAAATCGATCGGGATTTCACGGTAGAAGATCGTGCCGCAATAAATCCCGACAATGCCATAAGTATCAACCTCGCAATGGATTTTGTCAAGAATCCAGTCAAGTGTTGCGCACATGTACACTCGCTAATTCAATCCTTGCTTGGAGTTGTGGCTGTAAAAAGGGATGACCCTAAGACTAGGGATGCGGTACTGTATCATGGAGAAACATGGGAACTCATGGGTCGCAGATGGGGTAAAATAGAAAAAGACTTCTGCACCAAAAGCAAAAACTATGATATTTCGAAAATACCAGACATATACGATTGTATTAAGTATGACTTGCAACATAACCAACATACCCTTCAGTTTGATTTGGCTGAAGAATTGTACATATACGCTAAGTATTTAGCAGATGTTGTGATTCCACAAGAGTATGGCTTAACGGTTCATGAGAAACTGACGATAGGTCAAGGAATTTGTACGCCTCTTTTGAAGAAAATTCGCGCTGATTTGCAACGAAACATTGAAGAAGTTGGCGATGAAAGTGTAAATCGACTGAACCCTCGGTATAGCCATGGTGTTTCAAGCCCCGGTAGGCATGTTCGAACACGGTTGTATTTCACTAGTGAAAGTCACGTTCATTCGTTATTGACCGTATTACGTTACGGTGGTCTCTTGAACGTTCTAACCGACGAGCAGTGGCGTCGGGCGATGGAATATGTATCCATGGTTTCGGAATTGAACTATATGTCCCAGATTGTAATAATGTTGTATGAAGATCCTACCAAGGATCCCTGCTCGGAGGAACGTTTCCATGTAGAGTTACACTTCAGTCCGGGAGTAAACTGTTGTGTGCAGAAAAATTTGCCTCCTGGTCCGGGCTTTAGACCGCACAGTCGCAATGATTCCGTTACATCAAAGAATGCG AGTGGCGACGAGGAGAGCACATCCCGTATTGACGAAGAAAATGATACGGAAGAGGAGAATTCCCATGGATCTTGTCAAACTCTCTCGAAAGAAAAT TCTTTCACAGAAACGTTTAAAAACAAAGACAGAAAGATTCGTAAGATCAAATCATCTGAGCCAATCCCAATTGGATCTTGTCACACTGTGTCTGGCCATGAAGCTATGGATTTAGCGAAGAGGTTAAGCGAAGAGATAGCCGCGCAGCAACAAACCGGACTGCAGAGACCTCTCAGTCCGGATGAGCCACGTGCCGCTCGATCGTTCGAGCACGGTAAACATGGAAGAATCAAGG GCGAAATGTCATCTGCCATTATAGAACCCGAATGTGCTTACGAAAAGGCAATGGACGAAATTCGCTTTTCTTCAACGGAATTTTCACAAAGACCAGACACTCTTAGAAATGACTTCACCTGGTTTGATTCACACAACACACTAGGAACAAACAACAAAATTCGCGAACACTACGCACAGACTACCATACTAACAATTGATGAAATACCTTCAACTTGTCAAAGTTTCTTCGTACGCGAATCATATTCATGTGATTCGATCGACGAATTCAGGCCGAATATGACAGATCAAGATCTGTACGTTTCTTCATTTTCAGATACAGACTCTGAAACGTCACGTTACTATAGCGCTTGTCATGATTTTGATCCTTTCCACTACAAATATCCGCTGAGTAGCAGAGCTTTGTCATATACTTTTTCTAACGATCCAGAAAAAGATAATTTGGTAACTCCCTTCGGTGGCCTCGGTTACAAATCGTTGTTTTGTCCATCGCTTCCACAAATTAGCAAAAGTTTTGACGATTTAGATTACTTGACGGATGCCGATACGCCTCGCATTCTCGAGAATGGTTCAACCATTACATTGCTGTTTCAGGGCAAACCATCTACTCGCAGCCCTTGTGTAAGATTTCAATCTCAAAAGCTTGCTAATGCTGACTCTGAACGGCTGAAATCAGGTTTTCCAACAAACGTTTCGGGTTTATTTCGAGTTGCCAGTGATCCTGGGCTACCAATTCGTAGCTTAGATTATTTTGCGAACCATTTGGATCATGCCCAATCTGCTCATGAGACAATAACGTTTATTTCTCTGACTAGTCCACCGCCCGACGAGATGTTGACAGATATAACTTTAGACCGCAGCTTCAAAGTTTTGCTGGACAGAGCTGGTCAACCGGTCTACTCCGATAAAATGACCACTGTGACTAGCGACCAGGATAGTAAACCTATTAATACCGCTATTTGTACCACAACTAACAACAACAGTAACAATAACCTTGCACCTAATCGCAAACCTCAATGTTCAAAATTCGTCAAATCATACACCACAGACAACAGCGCGATCCCGTCCGGCGGTTGCAGTGTTGCCGTTGTTGGTGGTGGTGGGTCCGGTGGTGTATGCCAGGCTTCCTCCTCTCACGGTTCGTCCCACTCCTCCACCGGTGGCGCAACTGTAAGACGTCAACGACACAGCATTGCCGGCCAGATGAGCTACTTTAAGATGCTAGGTGGCTTCGGTAAGAAAATGGCTACCAGTACCAACAGTTTGTTCAGCACCGCGGTCATCAGTGGCAGCTCGTCGGCACCGAACCTACGTGATATGATTCCGAGCACGGCCTCACCGTCAG CAATTGAAGGATTTGGTGGTGTGCCTCCGATCCGGCCACTCGAGACGTTGCACAATGCGCTTTCGCTGCGCCAGCTGGACCACTTTCTGGAAAAAATGACGACCGGACCGTTGTTCAAGACGCCAGCCTCTTCGCCACCGAAGTACCCTTCGACGCCGCTCCCAACCCCAACGCCAAGCCCAGCGATTCCCGAGCGATCCGTGCTGCCAACGGCGA GCTGGAGTGGACACTCGAGCATGACTAGCAGCATGAGCGCAATGTCCAGCGGCGGTCCGTCCTCTCCCAATTATAGCGACATGCTTTCCCGCGGATGTCCTAGTAGTGACATGTCGGCTAGCATCACTAGCACTGATGG GAGCATTGCGTTAGCTGCTGGCGGAGGAACCCGAGATAATATGCCAAAAATATTCCCCATGATTGATAACGATTTGAACGTGCTTGGGTCCCATTTTAATTACGACCAGCTTGCGGCTAGTATTAATTTGGAAAGTTCGGCTAAGATTCCACCCATCAGTAAAGACGGTACGCTAGACATCAGCGGTGATTTGACTCCCATCAGCACCTGCTCAGATTGGGAGTTCAATACTAACGATGCTACGAAGGGTTCGACAAATACCAACAATGACCTA ACTGCTGAGGATGATGACGAAGATGCCACTATTTCGACAGACACTTGTTTGAGTACCGGAGAAATTACAGCTGCAAGCGAAGAATCAAATACGACTCCAAATCTTAATATAACTTTGGGTTCTACCAGCAGCAGCAAAACAGTCCAGAAAGAGTTTCTTTTCGatatgaaaaatattaaacatgATATGAGCATTTTGAGGAGCGAAGATCTCGTACCATCTTCTTCAGCATCGTCATATTCAACGGAAGTAATCCCCAAAATAGAAAACCGTTTACGCGGTAATCGTATTCAAAAACAGATTAGTCTATACGAGAAAGATCTACGAACTGAGGCAAAGAACTTATCACAtgaattgaacaaatttggCGAACGATCTGCTACCAGCTTGAAACGAACCGCATCTTGTAACGCTCCCGAAACAAGCCATTCGCACATGTCGTTCGAAGAGCTCCAAAAGGATTTTCCGAATATAGAGAAAAATTTAGTCAGCAAATTTGAACACGAACAAGAAAAATGTTCCAAATCCAGTAAATCCGTATCGACCCGCTTGAACAACTCACCCACTCCAGGTGCGCTTGTGATTCGTGAAGGGTTCATCGAACCCCCACGGATAACTAGAGTCCCGAAGAGCTTTCACGGTAAAACTGACCACCATCAGATTCAGGTGAACGATCTGGCTAGGCGAGCAAGTGACTTAGCGCGACCGTCGTCTTCTGTGTCAGCGCTCGCTCCCACAGCGTTACAATTCTGCGGAAGAGACTCAGCCAACAAgtataataaaaatcaaatacgGCAAAGTATTAATACGATTTCAGTTAGTAACAGTACGAAAACGGGCACACATACAGTGGGGAATGCAGGACCAAATGGAGCAAATGCCGGATTGGGAAGATTTACGACTTCTATTGTGCAAGAACCGCCGGCAGGTATCATGGAAACTGTCCAACGAGCAGATACTAACACGGGAATGAATCAATTCGCTGGAGATGTACTTACAGCAAGTTCTACTGTTGGCGTTGGACAATCCGAAAAGCTACCACAACAGTCGAGTCAAGATCGAGCAGATACAGAAAAATAG